In the Bacilli bacterium genome, ATTTTTCCTGAAACTGGTCATTTGGCTGATGCTCGCTTCCATGCTGCTGTCCACCATCGTTTTCTCGGTGAGCTTCATTTTCGAATGATTCAGTACAGCTTGGTGTCCGGCCCGTAACTTTCCAGATTTTCTTTTAACCGCTGCAAAAACCGGCCGCAGATAACGCCGTCCAAAATGCGATGGTCAAGCGACAAACAAATGTACACCATCGAGCGGACGGCGATCATATCCTGAATGACGACCGGGCGTTTCACAATCGACTCGAACGTCAAATTGACCGCTTGCGGGTAGTTGATGATCGGATATGACAAAATGGATCCGAACGAACCCGTATTGTTCACCGTAATGGTCCCGCCTTGCAGTTCGTCTAGCCTCAGCGTGCCTGAACGCGCTTTGTGCGAAAGCTCGTCGATCTCCCGCGCCAACCCGGCGATATTTTTCTGGTCGGCTTTTTTGATGACCGGGGTCAAAACCGAATCCTCGGTGCCGACGGCCAAAGAGATGTTGATATCCCGCTTGACGATAATTTTGTCGACGGCCCACACCGAGTTGATAATCGGATAATCCTTGATCGCATTGACCACTGCCTTGATCATGAAAGCGAGGTACGTCAGGTTTACGCCTTCCTTGCGTTTGAAGTCTTCCTTCAGCTTGTTGCGGAGCATCACCAGATTCGTCACATCGGCTTCGATTACGGTCCACGCGTGCGGAATTTCCGCCACGCTTTGCCGCATCCTGGTCGCAATCGTGTTGCGGATCGGCGTCACGTCGATAAAATATTCCCGTCTGTCCCCGTCGCCTTCGTCCACCGCAATTTGCGGGATGCGCGGACTTTCCGACAAATGCAGCCCGGTTGTGCGGACAGGCAGCTTCTCCGGCTTGGTCCCGGATTCCGCCGCGACAAACGCCGCGGCGCCTGATGGCCCGGCTTCCGCCTCTTGCGCCGCGCCTTTTTGCGCGATCGCCTGCAGCACATCTTTGCGGGTAATTCTTCCCCCCAACCCGGTGCCGGCAATTCGGCGCAAATCGACTCCGTGCTCCGCCGCAAGCTTTCGCACTGCCGGCGAATAGCGCTGCCGCACATGCTCTTCCGTGGCTGGCGCGGCTTCGCTTTCCTCCGTCGCGGCGCCGGGCGCATCGCCGCCATCGCGACCTTCCGGTCCGCCCGCTTCCGCGATCAGGCAAATCGGCTCGCCGACCGATAACGTTTCCCCTTCTTCCGCCAGCAGTTCCAAAACCGTTCCGGCTACGGGCGAAGGCATGTCGGCATTTACTTTGTCCGTAATCAGCTCGCATAAAGTGTCATATTCCTGCACGATATCTCCCGGTTTTACGAGCCATTTGCCGATCGTCGCCGAGACCAGACTTTCCGCCAGATGGGGAATAGCGACTTTCGTCCCCTGTGGCTTTATTTTGCTCATCGTATTCACTCCTAAGCACTTGTGGGCATCAGCGTTAAAATTCCGCAAGCCGCTGCATGGCCGCCTTTACTTTCTCTTTGTTCAACAGGAAAAATTTTTCCGTCGGCGGGTTCATGCCGACCGCCGGCACATCGGGCGGACACAGCCGCGCGATCGGCGCATCCAGATCAAACAGCAATTCCTCGGCAATGATCGCCGAAACTTCCGCGCCGACCCCGCCTGTTTTATTGTCCTCATGTATCACCAATACTTTGCCCGTTTTGGCCGCAGCTTGCAGAATCGCTTCTTTATCCAGCGGCTGAAGCGTACGCAAATCAAGCACCAGCGCTTGAATTCCCATCTCTTTTGCCAGTTCATCCGCCGCCTGCAGCGCGAAATGCACCGTGTAACCGTACGTGATAACGGTCAGATCCGTACCGTCGCGTTTTACATCCGCCTTGCCGATCGGGACGATATAGTCGTCGTCGGGCACTTCCTGGCTTTGCGACAAATAGCATTTTTTATGTTCAAAATACAAAACCGGGTCGTCATCGCGGATGGCCGCTTTCAGCAGCCCCTTGGCGTCATACGGCGTCGACGGGGCGACCATTTTCAAACCGGGCGTGCCGAAAAATACGGACTCGGGACATTGCGAATGGTAAAGAGACCCGCCTCCGGTCGCGCCATACGGCGCGCGGATGACAACCGGACAATTCCAGTCGTTGTTGGAGCGGTAGCGTATTTTCGCCGCTTCGCTCACAATCTGATTGGTCGCCGGAAAAATAAAATCGGCGAATTGAATTTCCGCGATCGGGCGCATTCCATACATGGCCGCACCAACCGCAACCCCGACGATACTGGACTCGGCCAACGGTGTATCCAAAACGCGCTCTTCGCCAAATTCCCGATACAATCCCTTCGTCGTATTCAATACGCCGCCGCGCACGCCGACATCTTCGCCAAGCACAAAAACGCGTTCGTCACGCCGCATCTCTTCGCGCATCGCGGAAACAATCGCATCCAAATACTTGATGACCGCCATTTATTTCGCCTCCCTCACTGTTCCCCATATACATGCTTGAGCGTATCTTCAGGGGCCGGGTAAGGCGCCTGCTCCGCATATTTCGTCGCCTCGTTGATGACTTTCTGCACGCGATCATGCAGTTCTTTGTCTTTCTGTTCGTCCCAAATACCGCAAGCAAGCATATACTCTTTCAAACGCAAAATGCCGTCGCGCCGGCGGTTTTCTTCCACTTCCTCCTTGCTGCGATACAGCATGTCGTCATCGGAAGTTGAATGGGGTGACAAACGGTACATCATCGCTTCGATCAGTGTCGGCCCTTCGCCATTCAGCGCGCGCTTTCGCGCCTCTTTCACGATGCGGTAGACTTCCAGCACGTCGTTGCCGTCAACGCGCACCCCCGCAAATCCGTAGCCGATGGCGCGGTCGGCGATTTTCGCGCAGCCTAGGGACTTGGCGTACGGGGTGGAAATGGCGTATTGGTTGTTTTCGCAAAAAATGACCACCGGCAGTTTGTGGACGCCCATGAAGTTGCAGCCTTCATGAAAATCCCCCTGATTGGTGGAACCTTCGCCCAAAGATACGAAGGTGCAAAACTTTTCCTTGCGCAGTTTTCCCGCGTACGCGATTCCGGCGGCATGGGGAATTTGTGTAGCCACAGGTGAAGAACCGGTCACAATGCG is a window encoding:
- a CDS encoding dihydrolipoamide acetyltransferase family protein — encoded protein: MSKIKPQGTKVAIPHLAESLVSATIGKWLVKPGDIVQEYDTLCELITDKVNADMPSPVAGTVLELLAEEGETLSVGEPICLIAEAGGPEGRDGGDAPGAATEESEAAPATEEHVRQRYSPAVRKLAAEHGVDLRRIAGTGLGGRITRKDVLQAIAQKGAAQEAEAGPSGAAAFVAAESGTKPEKLPVRTTGLHLSESPRIPQIAVDEGDGDRREYFIDVTPIRNTIATRMRQSVAEIPHAWTVIEADVTNLVMLRNKLKEDFKRKEGVNLTYLAFMIKAVVNAIKDYPIINSVWAVDKIIVKRDINISLAVGTEDSVLTPVIKKADQKNIAGLAREIDELSHKARSGTLRLDELQGGTITVNNTGSFGSILSYPIINYPQAVNLTFESIVKRPVVIQDMIAVRSMVYICLSLDHRILDGVICGRFLQRLKENLESYGPDTKLY
- the prli42 gene encoding stressosome-associated protein Prli42, translating into MYKNKFFLKLVIWLMLASMLLSTIVFSVSFIFE
- a CDS encoding thiamine pyrophosphate-dependent dehydrogenase E1 component subunit alpha, with the translated sequence MTNVAPARSEFKHRELGLSDGKLVEMYTTMLTARKFDERSLLLQRAGKIPFHVSGIGQEAGQTAAAFAFDTRTDYFLPYYRDYAFVLGVGMTAQELLLSAFAKAEEPNSGGRQMPGHFGCKRLRIVTGSSPVATQIPHAAGIAYAGKLRKEKFCTFVSLGEGSTNQGDFHEGCNFMGVHKLPVVIFCENNQYAISTPYAKSLGCAKIADRAIGYGFAGVRVDGNDVLEVYRIVKEARKRALNGEGPTLIEAMMYRLSPHSTSDDDMLYRSKEEVEENRRRDGILRLKEYMLACGIWDEQKDKELHDRVQKVINEATKYAEQAPYPAPEDTLKHVYGEQ
- a CDS encoding alpha-ketoacid dehydrogenase subunit beta, yielding MAVIKYLDAIVSAMREEMRRDERVFVLGEDVGVRGGVLNTTKGLYREFGEERVLDTPLAESSIVGVAVGAAMYGMRPIAEIQFADFIFPATNQIVSEAAKIRYRSNNDWNCPVVIRAPYGATGGGSLYHSQCPESVFFGTPGLKMVAPSTPYDAKGLLKAAIRDDDPVLYFEHKKCYLSQSQEVPDDDYIVPIGKADVKRDGTDLTVITYGYTVHFALQAADELAKEMGIQALVLDLRTLQPLDKEAILQAAAKTGKVLVIHEDNKTGGVGAEVSAIIAEELLFDLDAPIARLCPPDVPAVGMNPPTEKFFLLNKEKVKAAMQRLAEF